A window from Triticum aestivum cultivar Chinese Spring chromosome 6D, IWGSC CS RefSeq v2.1, whole genome shotgun sequence encodes these proteins:
- the LOC123143887 gene encoding F-box protein At2g23160, which translates to MEEAEKGEIFEWNTKPSSMEEIENGDIFEWNTKPSSMEEAEKGEIFERNTKPRLDDHPQATAAREASLLNVDLILEILSRLPARSVHCFRCVSVLWRDLIADPTNCKKLPETLADFLYTSFCSSGYRHHFAGFSGGAAPFDPSLPYLHPNKDEGITQVEACNGLLLYRRYNSRDDYHFVVCNPATGRWVELPPQPQTQEPMHKFNHTAGLAFDPVVSSHFHVLCLERAFPKTFITGVNIYSSRTGAWSYRDSGIVEKATLFRSKCVFVGGMLYIMGNLEDINGEYVLVGVDMEGKVWKTIRVPYGSKFGTIGLLQGCLHYVIAPVNNNNELLVSEIALWCLKDCDSKQWVQKHTASIDELMSMTGQKYRVVGIHPDCDTIFLAHCGGNTLVSYDMWHQKVGCILDLEKNSVHKFLPYVPLFSNHRCVSSQKLALLLSEQFVCVPLNLLQSWPPNLLVLILLVA; encoded by the coding sequence ATGGAGGAGGCGGAGAAGGGGGAGATCTTCGAGTGGAACACCAagccgagctccatggaggagaTCGAGAATGGGGACATCTTCGAGTGGAACACCAagccgagctccatggaggaggCGGAGAAGGGTGAGATCTTTGAGAGGAACACCAAGCCGAGGCTGGACGACCATCCGCAGGCAACGGCGGCGAGGGAGGCCAGCCTTTTGAACGTCGACCTCATCCTGGAGATCCTTTCCCGCCTCCCAGCCAGATCCGTCCACTGCTTCAGGTGCGTCTCGGTGCTCTGGCGCGACCTCATCGCCGACCCCACCAACTGCAAGAAGCTGCCCGAGACCCTTGCCGACTTCCTCTACACGTCCTTCTGCAGCAGCGGGTATCGCCACCACTTTGCTGGCTTCTCCGGCGGCGCAGCCCCCTTCGACCCTTCCCTCCCTTACCTGCATCCTAACAAGGATGAGGGCATCACCCAGGTGGAAGCCTGCAACGGCCTCCTTCTCTATCGCCGCTACAACAGTAGGGATGATTACCATTTTGTTGTGTGCAATCCCGCCACCGGGAGGTGGGTGGAGCTGCCACCTCAACCTCAAACGCAGGAGCCGATGCACAAATTTAACCATACCGCAGGCTTGGCTTTCGATCCAGTAGTCTCATCCCATTTCCATGTTCTTTGTTTGGAGCGGGCCTTTCCGAAAACTTTCATCACAGGAGTGAACATCTACTCGTCGCGTACAGGAGCCTGGAGTTATAGAGACAGTGGGATAGTTGAGAAAGCTACCCTGTTCAGGAGTAAATGTGTCTTTGTGGGCGGTATGCTATACATCATGGGTAACCTGGAGGACATCAACGGCGAGTATGTGCTGGTGGGGGTAGACATGGAGGGGAAAGTGTGGAAGACTATCCGTGTGCCGTACGGTTCAAAATTTGGTACTATTGGATTGTTGCAGGGGTGCTTGCACTATGTTATAGCTCCTGTCAATAATAACAATGAACTCCTAGTTTCTGAGATAGCACTCTGGTGCCTCAAGGATTGTGACAGTAAACAATGGGTCCAGAAGCATACTGCCAGCATCGATGAGCTTATGAGCATGACTGGACAGAAGTACAGGGTGGTTGGGATTCATCCAGATTGCGACACCATTTTCCTGGCTCATTGTGGAGGTAATACCTTGGTATCATATGACATGTGGCATCAGAAAGTTGGTTGTATCCTTGATCTTGAGAAAAACAGTGTACACAAATTTCTACCCTATGTTCCTCTGTTCTCAAACCACCGCTGTGTTTCCTCCCAAAAACTGGCTCTTCTTTTGTCTGAACAATTTGTCTGTGTACCTCTGAATCTGCTTCAATCATGGCCCCCCAATTTGCTGGTGCTTATACTCCTGGTTGCTTGA